A region from the Ammospiza nelsoni isolate bAmmNel1 chromosome 1, bAmmNel1.pri, whole genome shotgun sequence genome encodes:
- the NKIRAS1 gene encoding NF-kappa-B inhibitor-interacting Ras-like protein 1 isoform X1: MGMLFRAPWLVKHYLVKLELKQDNASPSWSRKGLEEGATIEDVYLASVETDRGVKEQLRLYDTRGLQEGVELPKHYFSVADGFVLVYAVTSLEAFQRVELLKKEIDVFRDKKEVAVIVLGNKTDLVDQRQVETEAAQQWARAEKVRLWEVTVTDRKTLLEPFTFLASKLSQSQNKSTFPLPGRKSKGNNCEN, translated from the exons atg ggTATGCTTTTCAGGGCACCCTGGCTTGTGAAGCATTACCTGGTTAAACTGGAACTGAAGCAGGACAACGCCAGCCCCTCCTGGTCCAGAAAAG GCTTAGAAGAGGGTGCCACGATTGAAGATGTGTATTTGGCATCGGTGGAGACAGACCGAGGCGTGAAGGAACAGTTGCGGCTTTATGACACCAGGGGTCTGCAGGAGGGCGTGGAATTGCCCAAACACTATTTCTCCGTGGCTGACGGCTTCGTGCTGGTGTACGCCGTGACCAGCCTCGAGGCGTTCCAGAGAGTCGAGCTGCTCAAAAAGGAGATCGACGTCTTCAGGGACAAAAAGGAG GTTGCAGTTATTGTCTTGGGGAACAAAACTGACCTTGTGGACCAAAGGCAAGTGGaaacagaagcagcacagcaatgGGCAAGGGCCGAGAAAGTGAGACTGTGGGAAGTGACTGTGACAGATCGGAAAACACTGCTTGAACCCTTCACCTTCTTAGCTAGCAAGCTGTCCCAGTCCCAGAACAAGTCAACATTTCCCTTGCCTGGAAGGAAGAGCAAAGGGAATAACTGTGAAAACTAG
- the NKIRAS1 gene encoding NF-kappa-B inhibitor-interacting Ras-like protein 1 isoform X3 produces the protein MLFRAPWLVKHYLVKLELKQDNASPSWSRKGLEEGATIEDVYLASVETDRGVKEQLRLYDTRGLQEGVELPKHYFSVADGFVLVYAVTSLEAFQRVELLKKEIDVFRDKKEVAVIVLGNKTDLVDQRQVETEAAQQWARAEKVRLWEVTVTDRKTLLEPFTFLASKLSQSQNKSTFPLPGRKSKGNNCEN, from the exons ATGCTTTTCAGGGCACCCTGGCTTGTGAAGCATTACCTGGTTAAACTGGAACTGAAGCAGGACAACGCCAGCCCCTCCTGGTCCAGAAAAG GCTTAGAAGAGGGTGCCACGATTGAAGATGTGTATTTGGCATCGGTGGAGACAGACCGAGGCGTGAAGGAACAGTTGCGGCTTTATGACACCAGGGGTCTGCAGGAGGGCGTGGAATTGCCCAAACACTATTTCTCCGTGGCTGACGGCTTCGTGCTGGTGTACGCCGTGACCAGCCTCGAGGCGTTCCAGAGAGTCGAGCTGCTCAAAAAGGAGATCGACGTCTTCAGGGACAAAAAGGAG GTTGCAGTTATTGTCTTGGGGAACAAAACTGACCTTGTGGACCAAAGGCAAGTGGaaacagaagcagcacagcaatgGGCAAGGGCCGAGAAAGTGAGACTGTGGGAAGTGACTGTGACAGATCGGAAAACACTGCTTGAACCCTTCACCTTCTTAGCTAGCAAGCTGTCCCAGTCCCAGAACAAGTCAACATTTCCCTTGCCTGGAAGGAAGAGCAAAGGGAATAACTGTGAAAACTAG
- the NKIRAS1 gene encoding NF-kappa-B inhibitor-interacting Ras-like protein 1 isoform X2 — translation MGKGYKVVVCGMASVGKTAILEQLLYGKHTVGLEEGATIEDVYLASVETDRGVKEQLRLYDTRGLQEGVELPKHYFSVADGFVLVYAVTSLEAFQRVELLKKEIDVFRDKKEVAVIVLGNKTDLVDQRQVETEAAQQWARAEKVRLWEVTVTDRKTLLEPFTFLASKLSQSQNKSTFPLPGRKSKGNNCEN, via the exons ATGGGAAAGGGCTACAAGGTGGTGGTTTGTGGAATGGCCTCAGTGGGAAAGACTGCGATTTTGGAGCAGCTTCTCTATGGAAAGCACACTGTCG GCTTAGAAGAGGGTGCCACGATTGAAGATGTGTATTTGGCATCGGTGGAGACAGACCGAGGCGTGAAGGAACAGTTGCGGCTTTATGACACCAGGGGTCTGCAGGAGGGCGTGGAATTGCCCAAACACTATTTCTCCGTGGCTGACGGCTTCGTGCTGGTGTACGCCGTGACCAGCCTCGAGGCGTTCCAGAGAGTCGAGCTGCTCAAAAAGGAGATCGACGTCTTCAGGGACAAAAAGGAG GTTGCAGTTATTGTCTTGGGGAACAAAACTGACCTTGTGGACCAAAGGCAAGTGGaaacagaagcagcacagcaatgGGCAAGGGCCGAGAAAGTGAGACTGTGGGAAGTGACTGTGACAGATCGGAAAACACTGCTTGAACCCTTCACCTTCTTAGCTAGCAAGCTGTCCCAGTCCCAGAACAAGTCAACATTTCCCTTGCCTGGAAGGAAGAGCAAAGGGAATAACTGTGAAAACTAG
- the RPL15 gene encoding large ribosomal subunit protein eL15: protein MGAYKYIQELWRKKQSDVMRFLLRVRCWQYRQLSALHRAPRPTRPDKARRLGYKAKQGYVIYRVRVRRGGRKRPVPKGATYGKPVHHGVNQLKFARSLQSVAEERAGRHCGALRVLNSYWVGEDSTYKFFEVILIDPFHKTIRRNPDTQWITKPVHKHREMRGLTSAGRKSRGLGKGHKFHHTIGGSRRAAWRRRNTLQLHRYR from the exons ATGGGTGCCTACAAGTACATCCAGGAGCTGTGGAGGAAGAAGCAGTCGGACGTGATGCGGTTCCTGCTGCGCGTGCGCTGCTGGCAGTACCGCCAGCTGTCGGCCCTGCACCGCGCCCCGCGCCCCACGCGCCCCGACAAGGCCCGCAGGCTGGGCTACAAGGCCAAGCAAG GTTACGTTATTTACCGTGTCCGCGTTCGCCGTGGTGGCCGCAAACGCCCAGTCCCCAAAGGTGCAACCTATGGTAAACCCGTGCATCATGGTGTTAACCAGCTCAAGTTTGCCAGGAGTCTTCAGTCTGTAGCAGAG GAGCGTGCCGGCCGTCACTGTGGGGCTCTGAGAGTCCTGAACTCGTATTGGGTGGGCGAGGATTCCACTTACAAGTTCTTTGAAGTGATCCTGATCGATCCCTTCCATAAGACCATCCGGAGGAACCCCGATACCCAATGGATCACCAAGCCCGTCCACAAGCACAGGGAGATGCGCGGGCTGACGTCGGCCGGGCGCAAGAGCCGCGGCCTCGGCAAGGGCCACAAATTCCACCACACCATCGGGGGCTCGCGCCGCGCC